One window of the Montipora foliosa isolate CH-2021 chromosome 4, ASM3666993v2, whole genome shotgun sequence genome contains the following:
- the LOC138001069 gene encoding uncharacterized protein, translating to MVSKNGRQLLSGVSMVNFKAEFRLLADESTDSGVMWSDDQATNMSSIYRLRCTLLSNGNYQPKLSKLNQPRTEQIKFNGHLNKIANKYSKIHPELCKALKDNICCEPPLPCPVYCLPKDHKEGELKGRPIHAATDTPATRLSKFLARSLNSLLDFVPAHLRNTQEFIEFISSLHNIKGFCSLDVSNLYGSIPLEDKTDGTPGIFSSLRTFFAVHKSDCGELQHLSDNDFESLLRLCLTSDVVLIEGIGYTQKSGLAMGNNLAPTSAIIYMNSLDQGIQTPFDNNVHLRRYIDDMFVAWSSDHITPESVLSSANSLNSALKFTIETPDNNRLPFLDTMVTLHPEKGYFSSTLYIKPIHSQCLTPWDSHGPLSLKRGTLVGEIKRAITCSTDAQSQRASIKLITKLHKRNGYPKRLVTSTIKRTLRTCNIQPTEQELAQDPVYIKVPFINKALKQQTQAVIKRSGIQNIKVHYMTGRPLSSIFRPPKEQQKCPEACETCTSAKKVNKCLSKNCVYIIECTHCHLVYIGETSRTVGSRIKEHVRMKKQTIYQHLVSHTNTPMLKDISWDILHNNIPQHQTRKIIEALEIRKKNTETVMNGCIGRVLTIH from the coding sequence ATGGTGTCTAAGAATGGTAGACAATTGTTGTCAGGTGTTTCTATGGTAAACTTTAAGGCTGAGTTCAGGCTGTTGGCAGATGAGAGCACTGATTCTGGTGTAATGTGGTCTGATGACCAGGCTACAAACATGTCGTCAATATATCGTCTGAGGTGTACGTTGTTGTCAAACGGCAATTATCAACCCAAATTATCAAAGCTCAACCAACCTAGAACGGAACAGATCAAGTTCAACGGCCATCTAAATAAAATCGCCAATAAATACAGTAAGATACACCCTGAATTATGCAAAGCGCTGAAGGATAATATATGCTGTGAGCCGCCGCTACCATGCCCAGTATATTGTCTACCTAAGGATCACAAAGAGGGTGAACTGAAAGGACGCCCCATTCATGCCGCGACCGACACTCCAGCCACACGTTTGTCTAAATTCCTAGCCAGGTCATTGAATAGCTTACTTGACTTCGTTCCCGCACATCTCAGGAATACGCAAGAATTTATTGAGTTTATTTCATCCTTACACAATATTAAAGGTTTTTGCAGCCTGGACGTATCCAATCTCTACGGATCGATCCCATTAGAGGACAAAACAGACGGAACACCGGGAATTTTTAGCTCATTAAGAACATTCTTTGCTGTACACAAATCAGACTGTGGCGAGCTCCAACATCTGAGCGATAACGATTTTGAATCATTGTTACGGCTCTGTCTTACCAGTGACGTAGTCCTCATAGAAGGTATAGGTTACACGCAGAAGTCCGGTCTGGCCATGGGAAATAACCTCGCTCCAACCTCAGCTATCATCTATATGAATAGTCTAGATCAAGGAATACAGACACCGTTTGACAACAACGTACACCTCAGACGATATATTGACGACATGTTTGTAGCCTGGTCATCAGACCACATTACACCAGAATCAGTGCTCTCATCTGCCAACAGCCTGAACTCAGCCTTAAAGTTTACCATAGAAACACCTGACAACAATCGTCTACCATTCTTAGACACCATGGTCACTTTGCATCCAGAAAAGGGTTATTTCTCGTCTACACTGTACATCAAGCCTATACATAGCCAATGCTTAACACCCTGGGACAGCCATGGTCCGTTATCTCTAAAGAGAGGAACTCTTGTTGGAGAAATCAAGAGAGCCATCACATGTTCTACTGACGCACAATCACAACGAGCCTCTATAAAATTGATCACTAAGCTGCATAAGAGAAATGGATATCCCAAACGACTCGTGACCTCTACTATCAAACGCACACTACGGACATGTAATATTCAACCCACAGAACAAGAACTAGCACAAGACCCAGTGTATATAAAAGTCCCATTTATCAACAAGGCCCTAAAACAACAAACGCAAGCAGTAATCAAGCGATCGGGTATTCAAAATATCAAAGTTCATTATATGACTGGTCGCCCGCTATCAAGTATCTTTAGACCaccaaaggaacaacaaaagTGTCCCGAGGCTTGTGAGACCTGCACATCAGCTAAGAAGGTAAACAAATGCTTATCTAAGAACTGCGTGTACATAATTGAATGTACACACTGTCATTTAGTTTACATAGGAGAAACGAGTAGAACTGTTGGGTCCAGAATCAAGGAACACGTAcggatgaaaaaacaaactATTTATCAGCATCTTGTTAGTCATACCAATACGCCAATGCTTAAAGACATCTCATGGGACATTCTACATAACAACATTCCACAACATCAGACACGCAAGATCATTGAAGCGCTCgaaatcagaaagaaaaacactgaaaccgtcatgaatggttgtattggacgtgtcctgaccatacactag